DNA sequence from the Stenotrophomonas sp. 24(2023) genome:
CGCACCGACTATTTCATCGGCGGCAACCAGGGCGATGGCGGCGGCAGCCAGGGCGTGCAGGTCCAGCTGATCGGCGATTCCAGCACGATGCTGCAGGAAATCGGCCAGGAAGTGCTGCCGCTGCTGGCACAGCGCAAGGAACTGCGTGATGTGCGTATCGACAACGGCGAGAAGGGCAGTGAGCTGAAAGTGCGGGTGGATCGCGAGCGCGCGGCGGCGTTCGGCTTCAATGCCGAACAGGTGGCCAGCTTCGTCGGCCTGGCCCTGCGTGGCGCGCCGCTGCGCGAGTTCCGCCGGGGTGACAGCGAAGTGCCGGTGTGGGTGCGCTTCGCCGGTGCCGAGCAGAGCACGCCGGAAGACCTCGCCAGCTTCAGCGTGCGTACCGGCGATGGCCGTACCGTACCGCTGCTGAGCCTGGTCAGCGTGGATGTGATGTCCTCGGCCACGCAGATCGGCCGGACCAACCGCCAGACCACGCTGACCCTCAAGGCCAACCTGGCCGAGAAGGTCACCGCGCCGGATGGCCGCAAGGCGATCGAGGCCGTGCTCAAGCCGATGAGCTTCCCCGCCGGCTATGGCTACACGTTCGACGGCGGCAACTTCGGCAACGACGACGACGCCATGAAGCAGATGCTGTTCAACCTGCTGATCGCGGTGGTGATGATTTATGTGGTGATGGCGGCGGTGTTCGAATCGCTGCTGTTCCCGGCGGCGATCATGAGCGGCGTGCTGTTCTCGATTTTCGGCGTGTTCTGGCTGTTCTGGATCACCGGGACCTCGTTCGGCATCATGTCCTTCATCGGCATCCTGGTGCTGATGGGCGTCGTGGTGAACAACGGCATCGTGATGATCGAGCACATCAACAATCTGCGCCGGCGCGGCATGGGGCGTACCCAGGCCCTGGTCGAAGGGTCACGCGAGCGCCTGCGCCCGATCATGATGACCATGGGCACGGCGATCCTGGCCATGGTGCCGATTTCGCTGACCGATACACAGATGTTCGGTGATGGCCCACCGTACTTCCCGATGGCGCGTGCCATCGCCGGCGGCCTGGCGTTTTCCACCGTGGTCAGCCTGCTGTTCCTGCCGACCATCTATGCCGTGCTGGATGACCTGCGCAATGGCGCTGCCCGCCTGATCCGGCGGGCCCGTGGCCGCGGGGTGGAGGCATCTGCAACGACGCCGGTGTAGCGTCTACCGTGTTGTGGTGGGGGGGAGGCCCGGCCGTGGATGGACGGGCTTCCCCCTTTTTTGTGTGAGGACCTGTGCGATGTGCCCCACATGCGATGCCACCGGATTCACCCGGTCGTGCCGGGCCATGCCCGGCAGCAGGGGTCAGTGCGCGACCTTGCCCCAGACCTGGAAACCGGTCAGCCACAGGCCCAGCATGCTGCCCACGTTGGTCAGCATGAAGGTCAGCACCACGCGGGTGACGCGGTTGCGGTACCAGCCCCGCAGTGTCTGCGCATCATCACGCAGCTTCAGGAAATCCTCGTAGGCGGGCTTGCGCAGGCGGGTTTCCACCAGCGCGGCGAAGGCGCCGGTGGGGATGCTCAGCCGGAAGGGCTTGAACGGCGCCACCACGATCGCCGTCAGGATGCTCAGCGGATGGCTGCCGGCCAGCAGGCAGCCCAGGCCGGCCAGGCCGCCGGTGTACATGGCCCATACCGCCAGCAGGTGCGTGCCCACGTCCAGCCCACCGCGGTAGAAGCCGACCACGATGCCGGTCAGCACGATGGCCAGGATGGCCAGGGTGATCCACGGGATGTTGCGCTTCTTCGGGACGGCTTCCAGCTGCTGGCGCAGCGGGATGGGGGAGTCGCTGTCGGTTTCCAGGTAGCGGGCCAGGCCGGCCAGGTGGCCGGCACCGACCACCGCCAGCACCTCGCGCTGGGCGGGCTCGGCGCCCTGCAGCGCGCGTTCCTCGCGCAGGCGCGTGGCCATGTAGCGGTCGCGCTCGCCGATGATGGTTTCGTACAGGGCCGGGCTTTCGCTGGCGAATTCGCCGAAGCTCGATTCCAGCATGTCGCCCTGCTTGAGCTTCTCGATTTCCGCCTCGCCCACGTCCTCCGAGGAGAACAGGCCAGCGCCCAGGCCCAGGACCAGCTTCATGCGGCCGAAGAAGCCCAGCCGTTGCGAAGCACGCTTGAAGGTCAGCCCGACCTCACGGTCGATCAGGTGCACCGGCAGGCCGCGTTCGCGGGCAAGGCCCACCGCACGCTTGAGCTCGGCACCCGGCTCGATGCCCAGCTGCTCGGCCAGGCGGCGCTGGTAGGCGGCCAGCGCCAGGTTGGCCGCGAACAGGGCCACGCGGCCCTTGCGGATCACATCCACCAGGTCCAGCTTGGACAGCGTGTCCGGGTCGGTCAGGGCCTGCAGGCGCTGCGCATCCAGCTCCACCGCCACCGCATCGAAGCGGCCGCTGTCGATGGCCTTTTCCACGGCCTGTACGCTGGCGTGGGAAACGTGGGCGGTGCCCAGCAGGGTATAGCGCACGCCGTCGCGTTCGACGATGCGTACCGGCTGGCCGGCGAACAGGTCGTCGCCGGTCTCGGGAAGGGTGTCGGTCATGGAATCATTCATTGGAAGGGGCGGTATCGGCGCCATCGCCGAGCGCGCGCTGCATCTGCACCGTGTCCAGCCAGCGGCCGTGCTTGCGGCCCAGGCCCTGGAACACGCCGACTAGGTGGAAGCCGAAGCGTTCATGCAGCTTGATCGATGCGGTGTTGGTCGGTTCGCCGATCACCGCCACCATCTGCCGGTAGCCACGCGCCGTGCAGGTATCGATCAGGGCCTGCAGCAGGGCCTTGCCGACGCCCTGGCCCTGGAAGCGCGCATCGACGTAGACCGAATTCTCCACGGTCCACTGGTAGGCGATGCGCGTGCGGTAGGTGTTGGCATAGGCATAGCCCGCCACCTGGCCGTCGATCTCGGCGACCAGGTAGGGGAAGCCACGGTCGATGATGTCGCGCATGCGGCGCAGCATCTCGGCCGCGTCCGGGATGTCGTACTCGTAGGTGTTGACGAAATCGGTCACTTCCACCGCGTAGATCGCGGTGATCGCGGCGATGTCGGCGGGGCCGGCATCACGGAGAAGCACGCCCATGCGCAGGTCCTTGGTCAGTCGATGTAACGCTTGAGCAGGTCGCCGTAGGCGTCGATGCGGCGGTCGCGCAGGAACGGCCAGATGCGGCGCACGTGTTCACTGCGCTGCAGGTCGACATCGCACAGCAGCACGGTTGCCTCGGTGCCGGCTTCGGCCAGGAATTCACCCTGCGGGCCCAGCACGTGGCTGTTGCCCCAGAACTGGATGCCCGACGCGCCCAGCGGTGAAGGCTCATGGCCGACGCGGTTGCAGCTGAGCACCGGCAGGCCGTTGGCCACGGCATGGCCACGGTGGCTCAGGACCCACGCGTCGCGCTGGCGGGTCTTCTCGTCCTGCACATCGTCCGGGTCCCAGCCGATCGCGGTGGGGTAGAGCAGCAGTTCGGCACCGGCCAGCGCCATCAGGCGGGCTGCTTCGGGGTACCACTGGTCCCAGCACACCAGCACGCCCAGGCGGCCGACCGAGGTGTCGATCGGCGTGAAGCCGATGTCACCCGGGGTGAAGTAGAACTTCTCGTAGAAGCCCGGGTCGTCCGGGATGTGCATCTTGCGGTACTTGCCGAGCAGGGTGCCGTCCTTCTCGAACACCACGGCGGTGTTGTGGTACAGCCCGGCGGCACGACGCTCGAACAGCGAGCCGACGATGACCACGCCGTGTTTCTTTGCCAGCGCGCCCAGGCGCTCGGTGCTCGGGCCCGGGATCGGCTCGGCCAGGTCGAATTCGTCCACCGATTCGTGCTGGCAGAAGTACGGGCCGTTGTGCAGTTCCTGCAGCAGCACCAGTTTCGCGCCCTGCGCAGCCGCCTCGGCCACGCGTGCTTCGATCACCGCCAGGTTGGCGGCGGCATCACCGTGGTTGCGCTCCTGGACCAGGGCGACGGTAAGGGGGCTGCGCGAGTTCATGCGGGGGTTCCTGCGGGGGAAAACCCGCATGTTAACGCGGATGGGCGGGCGCAGCGTGGCAGCGGCTGAATGGTGCGGTTCCGCGCTGATGGCGGGGAAGTGTGGCGGGTTGTCCGCCGGCCGCTGCGCTTGCCGGGCAGGGCCCGGCGCTACCTTCGGCGTGGCCGGGTAGCGCCAGGTCCGCCGGGCGGAGCCTCCGGCCGGATCAGGCCTTGAGCAGGCCCGCCGGCAGCTGCATGGTGATGCAGTGCAGGCTGCCGTTCTGCCAGATCAGCGGGCGGCAGGGCACCTGCACGATCTCGCGGCCCGGGTGTGCCTGGGCCAGCACGTCGCGGGCCAGGTCGTCGGCCGGATCGCCGTAGGCGGGCATCAGCACCGCACCGTTGACGATCAGGTAATTGGCATACGAGGCGGCCAGGCGGCGGCCTTCGTCGATCACCGGCTGCGCCCACGGCAGCGGGAACAGGCGGTACGGCTGCCCATCCTTCGTGCGCAGCGCGGCCAGTTCGTTGCCCATCGCCTGCAGTTCGGCGTAGTGCGAATCGCTCTGGTCGTCGCAGGCCTGGTAGACGATGCTGTCAGGCGAAGCGAAGCGGGCCAGGGTGTCGATGTGGGCGTCGGTGTCATCGCCTTCCAGGTAGCCGTGGTCCAGCCACAGCACGCGGTCCTGCTGCAGCCAGTCGGCCAGGTCGGCGCTGAGGCTGTCGCGGTCGCGGTCCGGGTGGCGTTCGTGCAGGCACTTCCAGGTGGTCAGCAGGGTGCCTTCGCCATCGGTCTCGATGCCGCCGCCTTCCAGGGCAAACGGAATGCTGCGCACGGCGGCGTTGTTGAACACGCCGGCCTGGTCGAGCACGCCCACCAGCAGGTCGTCCTGGCTGGCGTCGAACTTGCCGCCCCAGCCGGTGAAGCGGAAGTCCAGCAACTGGAAGCTGCCGTCGGCACGGCGCAGGGTGATCGGGCCCGAATCGCGCAGCCAGGTGTCGTCGTAGGCGGCGGTGGTGAACAGCACCTTGTCCATGTCGATGCGGTTGGAGCGCAGGCGCATCTCGGCGTAGGTCTCCACATCGTCGTCGGCCACGCAGATCAGCACCGGCTGGAAGCGGGTGATGGCGGCCACCAGGGCGATGTAGGTCTCTTCCACCTGGCCCAGGCGGTCGGCCCAGTCGGTGTCGGCGGTGGGCCAGGCGATCAGGACGCCGCTCTGGGCTTCCCATTCGGCGGGAAAACGAAGGGTCTGGTTCATGGGCTCGCTACGAAGGCCCGCCAATGGCGGGCAGTGTGGGTCAGCGGATCGGCGGCTTCGGGCCGATCTCGTTCGGGTCCGCCTGGTTGGCCACCACGTTGATCACCTTCTGCTTTTCGAAGTAGACGGTGAACTGCGGGTAGACCCAGCGGTTGATGGTCGGCCATTGGCGCTTCTGGCCCCCCTTGGGCTGCAACTGCTCGTTCGGCGCGCCGAACTGGGCCTGCACCTGCTGCATGCTCTGACCGCGCTCGGGCAGGGCGCCGGCCGGCTTCTCGCGGCTGCGGTCGATCAGCAGGGTGTCGGCCAGTGCCGGTGTGGTGGCGGCCAGGGTGGCCACGATGGCCAGGGTGGACAGGAAACGCTTCATCTCGAACTACTCCCCAGTGGTCAAGAACGGCGATTACAGCATAAAGAAAGCAGAAAGCCGCCCGGAGGCGGCTTTCAGTGCAGACCGGCCCGCGAAGGACCTGCCACGGCCACGAGGGCCGGGCGGCTCAGCGCTGACGCGCCTTGAAGCGCGGGTTGGACTTGCAGATCACGAAGATCTTGCCACGGCGACGGACAACCTTGCAGTCGCGGTGA
Encoded proteins:
- a CDS encoding carbon-nitrogen hydrolase, whose translation is MNSRSPLTVALVQERNHGDAAANLAVIEARVAEAAAQGAKLVLLQELHNGPYFCQHESVDEFDLAEPIPGPSTERLGALAKKHGVVIVGSLFERRAAGLYHNTAVVFEKDGTLLGKYRKMHIPDDPGFYEKFYFTPGDIGFTPIDTSVGRLGVLVCWDQWYPEAARLMALAGAELLLYPTAIGWDPDDVQDEKTRQRDAWVLSHRGHAVANGLPVLSCNRVGHEPSPLGASGIQFWGNSHVLGPQGEFLAEAGTEATVLLCDVDLQRSEHVRRIWPFLRDRRIDAYGDLLKRYID
- a CDS encoding GNAT family N-acetyltransferase — encoded protein: MGVLLRDAGPADIAAITAIYAVEVTDFVNTYEYDIPDAAEMLRRMRDIIDRGFPYLVAEIDGQVAGYAYANTYRTRIAYQWTVENSVYVDARFQGQGVGKALLQALIDTCTARGYRQMVAVIGEPTNTASIKLHERFGFHLVGVFQGLGRKHGRWLDTVQMQRALGDGADTAPSNE
- a CDS encoding agmatine deiminase family protein, with product MNQTLRFPAEWEAQSGVLIAWPTADTDWADRLGQVEETYIALVAAITRFQPVLICVADDDVETYAEMRLRSNRIDMDKVLFTTAAYDDTWLRDSGPITLRRADGSFQLLDFRFTGWGGKFDASQDDLLVGVLDQAGVFNNAAVRSIPFALEGGGIETDGEGTLLTTWKCLHERHPDRDRDSLSADLADWLQQDRVLWLDHGYLEGDDTDAHIDTLARFASPDSIVYQACDDQSDSHYAELQAMGNELAALRTKDGQPYRLFPLPWAQPVIDEGRRLAASYANYLIVNGAVLMPAYGDPADDLARDVLAQAHPGREIVQVPCRPLIWQNGSLHCITMQLPAGLLKA
- the ykgO gene encoding type B 50S ribosomal protein L36, translated to MKVLSSLKSAKSRHRDCKVVRRRGKIFVICKSNPRFKARQR
- a CDS encoding TraB/GumN family protein — its product is MNDSMTDTLPETGDDLFAGQPVRIVERDGVRYTLLGTAHVSHASVQAVEKAIDSGRFDAVAVELDAQRLQALTDPDTLSKLDLVDVIRKGRVALFAANLALAAYQRRLAEQLGIEPGAELKRAVGLARERGLPVHLIDREVGLTFKRASQRLGFFGRMKLVLGLGAGLFSSEDVGEAEIEKLKQGDMLESSFGEFASESPALYETIIGERDRYMATRLREERALQGAEPAQREVLAVVGAGHLAGLARYLETDSDSPIPLRQQLEAVPKKRNIPWITLAILAIVLTGIVVGFYRGGLDVGTHLLAVWAMYTGGLAGLGCLLAGSHPLSILTAIVVAPFKPFRLSIPTGAFAALVETRLRKPAYEDFLKLRDDAQTLRGWYRNRVTRVVLTFMLTNVGSMLGLWLTGFQVWGKVAH